A genomic segment from Thermotoga neapolitana DSM 4359 encodes:
- a CDS encoding AfsR/SARP family transcriptional regulator has product MSIFVKTFGGTRVIKNNDIVNARDWPSQKAFALFRYLIFRRNEEVSVEEIYNLFWEDMDDTFAKSNLNTTLHIIRRTTGITSEELFVKGDLCCFFPGDKITIDADIFEECHRNLMKATSDIEHEKLLKRMFEIYAGPFLIEDIFAEWVQEIREIYESWYSDVLKELFKLYLAKKDYDAALEMVNAYFQREPYDEDMYYKAIEVLLKKGDITRAKRVYDKLSSHLMEIGIKPRLKFDDFLSKRGSEFMLNGNKAVVVDEKLFESFLFLESRRREKSFVLVEVKLMNKSISTEDVSQRVASHLRKGDVMTFSGETIRILFHCPEQRRPTMEKRVADVLEKVGVKKGQYEIS; this is encoded by the coding sequence ATGAGTATTTTCGTGAAAACCTTTGGCGGGACAAGAGTTATCAAGAACAATGATATCGTGAACGCAAGAGACTGGCCATCGCAAAAAGCGTTTGCCCTGTTCAGGTATCTCATTTTCAGAAGGAACGAAGAAGTGTCCGTCGAAGAGATCTACAACCTCTTTTGGGAAGACATGGACGACACATTCGCGAAATCAAATCTGAACACCACACTCCATATTATAAGGAGAACCACCGGAATAACGAGCGAAGAACTCTTTGTGAAAGGAGATCTCTGCTGTTTCTTCCCGGGAGACAAAATCACCATAGACGCAGATATTTTCGAAGAGTGCCACAGAAATCTGATGAAAGCCACATCGGATATTGAACATGAAAAACTTCTTAAGAGGATGTTCGAGATTTATGCAGGACCGTTTCTAATCGAAGACATTTTCGCAGAATGGGTGCAGGAAATCAGAGAAATCTACGAATCGTGGTACTCAGATGTTTTAAAAGAGCTCTTCAAATTGTATCTGGCAAAAAAAGATTACGACGCCGCCCTCGAGATGGTAAACGCTTATTTTCAGAGAGAGCCTTACGACGAGGATATGTACTACAAAGCAATAGAGGTCCTTCTGAAAAAGGGTGATATCACAAGGGCAAAACGCGTATACGACAAGCTCTCGAGTCATCTTATGGAGATAGGGATCAAACCTCGATTGAAATTCGATGATTTTCTCTCCAAAAGAGGCTCAGAATTCATGCTGAACGGTAACAAGGCAGTGGTGGTTGATGAAAAGCTTTTTGAAAGTTTCCTCTTTCTGGAGAGTCGAAGGAGAGAAAAGTCTTTTGTCCTCGTCGAGGTGAAACTGATGAATAAGAGTATCAGCACTGAAGATGTCTCCCAAAGGGTAGCATCTCATCTTCGAAAGGGAGACGTGATGACCTTCTCAGGTGAAACTATCCGAATTCTCTTCCACTGTCCCGAACAGCGTCGTCCAACAATGGAAAAACGTGTAGCAGACGTCCTCGAGAAAGTTGGAGTGAAGAAAGGTCAGTACGAAATTTCCTGA
- a CDS encoding type II secretion system protein GspD, producing the protein MRKLGFVLFVLITAVMTAQEEPLVSNIFQDTYILDALADISAQTGIPIIADTTVTGFITMELNEVPLEQALKMILMPGGYVFKKMDGFYFVGSPDPANPAFRYLAVTKTYKLKYITTADAQELLPAVYKSYVKFNEKNNMVTITAPEEIIQEFEEDLKKIDIPIPQVKISVIVTEVSKDYSNELGLNSLDYSFGSGQEFNENWSATLGLVTGLINVQTDVFGQILAQLKLLEEDQKAKITADPWIIVKSGEKASLFLGERQVVLLQAEGAVSRIESIDVGVSIDIQPRVMDKEELELTLSPKVSHFAGEKLGTFAVKQNELSTTLFLKNGQTVVISGATIEDNAQTSSGVPILNKIPLIRYLFGGTMKKDSQKELYIFIKAEIQGSE; encoded by the coding sequence ATGAGAAAACTCGGTTTCGTTTTATTCGTGTTGATAACGGCGGTGATGACGGCACAGGAGGAACCCCTGGTGAGCAACATATTCCAGGACACCTACATTCTGGATGCTCTCGCTGATATATCCGCGCAGACAGGAATTCCAATCATAGCGGACACGACTGTGACTGGTTTCATCACTATGGAGCTAAACGAAGTACCCCTGGAACAGGCACTGAAGATGATCCTCATGCCTGGAGGATACGTTTTCAAGAAGATGGACGGCTTTTATTTTGTGGGATCACCGGACCCAGCGAATCCTGCCTTCAGATACCTTGCAGTTACAAAGACCTACAAGCTGAAATACATAACCACAGCCGACGCACAGGAACTTCTACCAGCAGTTTACAAGAGCTACGTCAAATTCAACGAGAAGAACAACATGGTAACCATCACAGCACCTGAAGAGATCATACAGGAGTTCGAAGAAGATCTCAAAAAGATAGACATCCCGATACCGCAGGTGAAAATCAGCGTGATCGTCACAGAAGTTTCCAAAGATTACTCGAACGAACTGGGGTTGAACAGTTTAGATTACTCCTTCGGCTCTGGTCAGGAATTCAACGAGAACTGGTCGGCTACTCTCGGTCTGGTAACAGGTCTCATCAACGTTCAGACAGACGTCTTCGGACAGATTCTAGCTCAGTTGAAACTCCTCGAAGAAGATCAAAAGGCGAAGATCACAGCCGATCCCTGGATCATTGTGAAGAGCGGAGAAAAGGCTTCTCTCTTCTTGGGAGAAAGACAGGTTGTTCTCCTTCAGGCTGAAGGAGCGGTGAGCAGGATCGAGTCCATAGACGTTGGGGTGAGCATCGACATTCAGCCACGTGTGATGGACAAAGAGGAACTCGAGCTCACACTCTCACCAAAGGTCAGTCACTTCGCAGGAGAAAAACTCGGAACATTCGCTGTAAAACAGAACGAACTCTCTACAACACTTTTCCTGAAAAACGGACAAACTGTTGTGATCTCCGGTGCCACCATCGAAGACAACGCCCAGACCAGCTCCGGAGTGCCCATACTGAACAAGATTCCACTCATAAGATACCTCTTCGGTGGTACGATGAAAAAAGATTCCCAAAAAGAACTCTACATATTCATCAAGGCGGAAATCCAGGGAAGTGAGTGA
- a CDS encoding cupin domain-containing protein, translated as MEVKIEKPTPEKLKELGVERWPIWEKEVSEFDWYYDTNETCYILEGKVEVTTEDGKKYVIEKGDLVTFPKGLRCRWKVLEPVRKHYNLF; from the coding sequence ATGGAAGTGAAGATAGAAAAACCCACACCGGAAAAACTCAAAGAACTCGGTGTGGAAAGGTGGCCTATCTGGGAAAAGGAAGTCAGTGAGTTCGACTGGTACTACGACACGAACGAGACCTGCTACATTCTGGAAGGGAAAGTGGAGGTAACAACGGAGGACGGAAAAAAGTACGTGATCGAAAAAGGAGATCTCGTCACATTCCCTAAGGGCTTGAGGTGCAGATGGAAGGTCCTGGAGCCTGTGAGGAAACACTACAACCTGTTTTGA
- a CDS encoding Na(+)/H(+) antiporter subunit B yields the protein MRWVWIAVLVIFGAVLVASGSFEKIPIDLRDTVVENPITQIYLLNRVYDTVFEVLIFSLAVLGVSFHMSYLPAPEEIKSISDVSIRIFTRFIAFFLLVGSLYLAIEGHVSPGGGFSAGVAGGTALALIAMVEEFENFERKFERMRVHSLEKMIMALFLFLAFLILPGRNLIVLANVIVYLKVMLGSWIVVYYFIKHRGLL from the coding sequence ATGAGATGGGTCTGGATAGCGGTGCTTGTGATTTTTGGGGCTGTGCTGGTTGCAAGTGGGAGTTTCGAAAAGATTCCCATAGATCTCAGAGATACTGTGGTGGAAAATCCCATAACGCAGATATACCTTCTGAACAGGGTGTACGATACGGTGTTCGAGGTGCTCATCTTTTCCCTTGCGGTTCTGGGAGTCTCCTTTCACATGTCGTACCTTCCCGCTCCTGAAGAGATAAAGAGTATATCAGACGTTTCCATCAGGATCTTCACACGTTTCATCGCGTTCTTTCTTCTGGTGGGATCTCTGTACCTTGCGATCGAGGGTCATGTGAGTCCCGGTGGGGGGTTCTCGGCCGGAGTTGCGGGTGGAACGGCTCTTGCATTGATAGCCATGGTCGAGGAGTTCGAAAATTTCGAGAGGAAGTTCGAAAGGATGCGTGTACACTCTCTCGAGAAGATGATCATGGCTCTCTTTCTTTTCCTTGCTTTCCTGATTCTTCCTGGAAGGAACCTCATCGTTTTAGCCAACGTGATCGTGTATCTGAAGGTGATGCTGGGAAGCTGGATAGTGGTGTACTACTTCATAAAACACAGAGGACTACTCTGA
- a CDS encoding Na(+)/H(+) antiporter subunit B, whose protein sequence is MIEYIVLLSMITISFYTIFTPVRMFSVIGRTAISVLATLLYTVLAAPDVAIAEALLGALLTTLVYLIALKSRDRIKVGFTPVRLLFEKIGEAFTGFEYELVKSFCEKYDYGMEFVEYDSLDDLMKALNDGRIDIGCGGVFREDRKGYLETKIFYLEDEKIDLLRYMDRTYRGEELNHIFQKEGSYHILFADEELKSRFRRFLKTEKEFVERLKRKYFGEESR, encoded by the coding sequence TTGATAGAGTACATCGTTCTCCTTTCGATGATAACAATCTCTTTCTACACGATCTTCACACCGGTGAGAATGTTTTCGGTCATTGGAAGGACCGCCATCAGCGTTCTGGCGACACTACTTTACACCGTTCTTGCCGCACCAGACGTCGCCATAGCCGAGGCACTCCTGGGGGCCCTTCTCACAACCCTTGTTTATCTCATAGCTCTCAAATCCAGAGACAGAATAAAAGTTGGATTCACACCCGTGAGACTGCTCTTTGAGAAGATCGGAGAAGCTTTCACAGGCTTCGAATACGAACTCGTGAAGAGCTTCTGCGAAAAGTACGATTACGGGATGGAGTTCGTGGAATACGACTCTCTCGATGATCTGATGAAGGCACTGAATGATGGAAGGATAGACATCGGGTGCGGTGGTGTTTTCAGAGAAGACAGGAAGGGATACCTGGAAACGAAGATCTTTTACCTCGAAGACGAAAAGATCGACCTTCTGAGATACATGGACAGGACCTATCGAGGAGAAGAACTGAACCATATCTTTCAGAAGGAAGGAAGCTACCATATACTCTTTGCCGACGAGGAACTGAAGAGCCGGTTCAGACGCTTTTTGAAAACAGAAAAGGAATTTGTAGAAAGGCTCAAGAGGAAGTATTTTGGGGAGGAGAGCAGATGA
- a CDS encoding monovalent cation/H(+) antiporter subunit G, with protein sequence MIYIGVALMCLGTFFALIKRDFYLKIHFIGISDTVGSLFVVFNFWEDVSRTVLMMVILLVWGPFISHVIARMYTEGSS encoded by the coding sequence ATGATCTACATCGGTGTGGCACTGATGTGCCTTGGTACTTTCTTTGCTCTCATAAAGAGGGATTTTTACCTGAAGATACACTTCATAGGTATATCCGACACGGTGGGATCGCTCTTTGTGGTTTTCAACTTCTGGGAGGATGTCTCAAGGACCGTCCTCATGATGGTGATTCTGCTCGTGTGGGGACCGTTCATCTCCCACGTGATAGCGCGTATGTACACGGAGGGATCCTCTTGA
- a CDS encoding Na+/H+ antiporter subunit E has protein sequence MSVFAAVVTGTVFFVILSQRVTILTVVLGALMSLAAYLFTRPTHFERFPVLVLKLIYHTPKAIFESIVVMLSSRERSAYEVSVEDEWEELEKTLTITLTPKTLVVVSDEGYIVVHRVGRR, from the coding sequence GTGTCTGTTTTCGCTGCAGTGGTGACGGGGACAGTTTTCTTTGTGATTCTTTCCCAAAGAGTCACCATTCTGACCGTTGTCCTTGGGGCTCTCATGAGCCTCGCTGCCTACCTGTTCACAAGACCCACGCATTTTGAGAGATTCCCGGTTCTTGTTCTCAAACTCATCTACCACACGCCGAAGGCGATCTTCGAATCGATTGTGGTGATGCTGTCGTCCAGGGAGAGAAGTGCCTACGAGGTTTCGGTGGAGGATGAATGGGAAGAACTGGAAAAGACCCTCACGATCACTCTCACTCCAAAAACGCTGGTTGTCGTTTCCGATGAAGGGTACATAGTGGTTCATCGGGTGGGGAGAAGATGA
- a CDS encoding cation:proton antiporter, with translation MIFLSYNFFLVALGIVLLSLKRKAPVWMVWINFLFILGVVFGNYRFDLTLTGEFGVHLLLDHISHYFLLLTALVFLAVFTRKMSVNLSNLLLVLIGVLNLTFVSADLFNLYVTIEAVSLLTFLLVVEGRKKVQYWSAFKYLILGTIGMNVYLTGVAILYAENGTLSISGLSENPFATSLITSGLLLRAGVFLFSMWLPQLHSEAETVISAVLSGVVVKSAVYGLLRMEEIVNWELIEYFAIFSALSGAVLAFLSRDYKRTLAYSTLSQIGIVLVSPITAPVYSLAHGVSKSWLFLLKDELPGRNTEEWERLDFWTWLSLALASLSIMGFPGFSGFSKNMVLLEIHGWEKLLMEIAFAGTAATFWRFLMKPFVFSGQGRIKPYSVILAASSVVIGIFFANWKSSLESVLLIGSGLLVHLLFRRCRIERYPLEDFDSMLGIYLLGTVMMCLFSLQW, from the coding sequence GTGATTTTCCTTTCCTACAATTTCTTTCTTGTGGCACTCGGTATTGTTCTTCTTTCTTTAAAAAGAAAAGCTCCGGTGTGGATGGTATGGATCAATTTTCTTTTCATTCTCGGTGTTGTTTTCGGCAATTACAGATTCGATCTCACACTGACAGGGGAGTTCGGTGTACACCTTCTGCTAGATCACATATCACATTACTTCCTTCTGCTCACCGCCCTGGTCTTCCTTGCTGTCTTTACCAGGAAGATGAGTGTGAATCTTTCGAATCTTCTCCTTGTCCTTATTGGGGTTCTCAATCTCACTTTCGTGAGCGCCGATCTGTTCAACCTCTACGTGACGATCGAGGCGGTATCTCTTCTCACCTTTCTGCTGGTTGTGGAGGGAAGAAAGAAGGTTCAATACTGGTCCGCTTTCAAATACCTGATCCTTGGAACGATCGGTATGAACGTGTACCTCACAGGTGTTGCCATTCTGTACGCAGAAAACGGCACCCTCTCCATATCCGGATTATCCGAAAATCCCTTTGCCACTTCCCTGATCACGTCCGGACTTCTTCTGAGGGCAGGAGTTTTTCTGTTCAGCATGTGGCTTCCACAACTTCACTCCGAAGCGGAAACGGTGATCTCTGCCGTCCTCTCTGGTGTGGTCGTAAAGAGTGCAGTCTACGGCCTTTTGAGGATGGAAGAAATTGTGAACTGGGAATTGATAGAGTACTTTGCAATATTCTCGGCTCTTTCCGGAGCTGTCCTTGCTTTTCTTTCCAGGGATTACAAAAGAACGCTTGCCTACAGCACGCTCTCGCAGATCGGAATAGTCCTCGTGTCCCCCATAACCGCTCCTGTGTACTCGCTGGCACACGGTGTTTCCAAGTCGTGGCTCTTTCTTCTGAAAGACGAACTTCCCGGCAGGAACACAGAAGAATGGGAAAGACTCGATTTCTGGACGTGGCTTTCGCTTGCACTGGCCAGTCTTTCGATCATGGGCTTTCCCGGGTTTTCGGGTTTTTCGAAGAACATGGTGCTTCTGGAAATCCACGGCTGGGAAAAACTTCTGATGGAGATCGCCTTCGCTGGAACTGCCGCCACGTTCTGGCGGTTTTTGATGAAGCCGTTTGTTTTTTCAGGTCAGGGAAGGATAAAACCCTACAGCGTAATACTTGCCGCTTCATCCGTTGTGATCGGAATTTTCTTTGCAAACTGGAAATCATCGCTTGAGAGTGTTCTTTTGATAGGATCAGGCCTTCTGGTTCATCTTCTTTTCAGAAGGTGCAGGATCGAAAGGTACCCTCTGGAGGATTTCGATTCCATGCTTGGAATCTACCTTCTTGGGACGGTGATGATGTGTCTGTTTTCGCTGCAGTGGTGA
- a CDS encoding cation:proton antiporter subunit C, with product MVVLAGLLGVLVNRDLIKKIISLDIMGTGVVSFFVIVSRKQGKDVPIPFHPGAADPVPQALIITSIVIGFATVALLVTIASVISSKYSSVSSDRLDRNRGGEKE from the coding sequence ATGGTGGTACTGGCAGGTCTTCTGGGCGTTCTTGTGAACAGAGATCTCATCAAGAAGATCATCTCGCTCGACATCATGGGAACCGGGGTTGTCAGCTTCTTCGTGATCGTGTCAAGAAAGCAGGGAAAGGATGTTCCGATACCATTTCATCCGGGTGCGGCCGATCCTGTTCCGCAGGCCCTTATCATCACCTCGATAGTGATCGGTTTTGCAACCGTCGCTCTTCTCGTCACCATAGCAAGCGTGATTTCCTCGAAGTATTCTTCTGTCTCTTCCGACAGACTCGACAGGAATCGAGGGGGAGAAAAAGAGTGA